A segment of the Devriesea agamarum genome:
CACAACACTTACGATCTGCGCGACCAATTGGGCAGGCGTCCCGTTTCCTCCCATGACCTCGTATTCCGGGGTGTGATCTGGGACATTGTCCGTGATCGCGTGGACTTTGCACCGGGTGTGAGGTTCACCCGCGAATACATGCGTCACACCGGTGCGGTCAGCGTGCTCGCGCTCGACGTGCGCGAGGGCATCGATCATGTTCTGTTGATCCGCCAATACCGGCACCCGGCGGGAATGACTTTCTGGGAACTTCCCGCCGGCCTGTTAGACATCGGCGGAGAAGCTCCCCATCTAGCGGCACGTCGAGAACTGCGTGAAGAAACCGGGCATGACGCCGACACTCTGCATGTTCTGCTGGATGTGTTCCCGACTCCGGGCGGCAGCGACGAGGCGATCCGTATTTTCCTTGCCACCGGAGTCATCGAAGCATCCGAGGACGGGTTCGAGCGTCGTGACGAAGAGTCGGAAATCGAGGTTCGCTGGTTCCCACTCCAGGATGTGGTCAGTGCAGCGTTGAGGGGAGACCTCGCGAACGGGACGATGTCGTCGGCAGTGCTCGCGCTCGCCGCGGTCAGAGCTCGGGGGATGTCATTCGATGATCTGCGCCCGGCAGATGCGCCTTGGGACCAGGCTCCTCGAATTCGGGGTCTGGCCTGAGCTTAGGGTGCACTGGCCCGAACCCACCATGCTTAAAATCCACGGTGCCCACCGGCCTGAGCCGCAATGGCTGCTGGGTATCGGCTAGATCCACTGGGGACGGGCATCTGATGCGGCTTGGGCCCGGCTACCCTGGGCTGGACATAGCCCGGGACTAGCCCGGCCCAATCTGAATTTAGTCAGGCGGTGTGGATTTAGTCAGGCGGTAGCGGGATGCTCGTCGCTACGGTGCGGGCCTTTAGCCTTCCCACTGCCGGGCAGGTCTTCGTCAGTCGGTGCTGCCTGTATCGCCTGATCGATAACCGGGGCTGCAATAGCTACCTGCCATGGACGCGCCCCCAGAGCATCGAGGGTGGTAGCAATTGTGTGCTCCGCCTGCGGTAAGGAATTCAGCTCGGTGCCATGCTCCCAGATCAGCGAGCGGACGATGGCCGGCGGGATCAGGTTCTCCTGCGGAAGGTTGAGCTTTTCTGCTTCAGCAGTAATCGCAGCACGCACCCGCGTCAAAATCTGAGCGCGTTCAGGATGTTTGCGTCCCCACAGCTTCGGCGGAGGCGGCACGACCGGCTCGGCTTTACCAGGCCAATGACAGGCAGGTAAATCCAAAGCTGACCGGATAGTGCGCCACCACACGTCAGCTCGAGAAAGCCGCTTCCCGATGCCCGACCCAAATTCCTCGCGAGATGCTGGCGGACGCGACGCGATGGCGATCAGCACGCGGTCATGTAAAACCCTATGCGGCGACAAATCTTCTGCACGGGCAATATCGTCGCGGCGAAGCCACAGTTCGCGCAGGACGGCAAGCTGCTGGGGCGAGACGAGCTTAGTGATCCCCTTGACATGTCGCCAGGCATCTGGTTTTGGAGCCTGGATACGGGCCCCATGGCGGACGAGGTGATCAAACTCCTGACGTGCCCATTCGTCTTTACCGGCCTGAATGAGGCGCTCTGCGAGCACGTTGCGCACCTTGACCAGAAGTTCCACGTCGAGTGCGGCGTAAGCCAACCATGGCTGGGGAAGCGGGCGACGCGACCAGTCCGCCGCTGAATGCTCTTTGGCGAGGCTCACCCCGATCGTGTCTTCCACCACGGCTCCCAAGCCCACCCGCGGCATCCCCAGCAGCCGCGCGGCAAGCTCGGTGTCGAACAGGGACGTAGGTACCAGATCGAGTTCGGCAAGGCAGGGAAGATCTTGACTTGCCGCGTGCAGAACCCACTCGCGTCCGGAAAGAACCCGGCGCAGCGTTGACGGTATAGCAAAGGCGAGGGGGTCAATGAGAGCGGTGCCAGCGCTGTCTGTGCGCAGCTGAATGAGATAGGCGCGGTGGCTGTAACGGAAACTGGATGCGCGTTCAGCGTCAATCGCGACGGGCTCGTCTGGCACTTTCTCAGCGGCTGCGCACCACTCCAGCAGAGGCTGAATGCGGTCGATCACCGGGGGAATCCCATCAGCGGGCTGCCGTAAATGGGGAAGCTCTATGGGTGCCGATGCAGTCGGCGAGTGGATGTCGGTGCGGTCGCGTGAAGGTTCAGAGCTTAGGTTCGGTGCTGTTGCCGAGACAGAACCGGATCGGTA
Coding sequences within it:
- a CDS encoding NUDIX domain-containing protein; the encoded protein is MAKDNVHANHNRPERDRAADKDSGHSVPGDAERKHNTYDLRDQLGRRPVSSHDLVFRGVIWDIVRDRVDFAPGVRFTREYMRHTGAVSVLALDVREGIDHVLLIRQYRHPAGMTFWELPAGLLDIGGEAPHLAARRELREETGHDADTLHVLLDVFPTPGGSDEAIRIFLATGVIEASEDGFERRDEESEIEVRWFPLQDVVSAALRGDLANGTMSSAVLALAAVRARGMSFDDLRPADAPWDQAPRIRGLA
- a CDS encoding ribonuclease D; its protein translation is MIDRIQPLLEWCAAAEKVPDEPVAIDAERASSFRYSHRAYLIQLRTDSAGTALIDPLAFAIPSTLRRVLSGREWVLHAASQDLPCLAELDLVPTSLFDTELAARLLGMPRVGLGAVVEDTIGVSLAKEHSAADWSRRPLPQPWLAYAALDVELLVKVRNVLAERLIQAGKDEWARQEFDHLVRHGARIQAPKPDAWRHVKGITKLVSPQQLAVLRELWLRRDDIARAEDLSPHRVLHDRVLIAIASRPPASREEFGSGIGKRLSRADVWWRTIRSALDLPACHWPGKAEPVVPPPPKLWGRKHPERAQILTRVRAAITAEAEKLNLPQENLIPPAIVRSLIWEHGTELNSLPQAEHTIATTLDALGARPWQVAIAAPVIDQAIQAAPTDEDLPGSGKAKGPHRSDEHPATA